The Oncorhynchus masou masou isolate Uvic2021 chromosome 6, UVic_Omas_1.1, whole genome shotgun sequence genome has a window encoding:
- the LOC135542117 gene encoding potassium channel subfamily K member 15-like has translation MKVQNIRTLSLILCMISYLLVGAAVFDALESETESSKKKILEQKRNELKKKYGFTQNDYREIERVVLQSEPHRAGRQWKFAGSFYFAITVITTIGYGHAAPGTDSGRTFCMFYAVLGIPLTLVMFQSMGERINTLVRYLLCRLKCCMGLRWTDVSMGNMVLVGLLSCMSTLCVGAAAFSHFEGWTFFHAYYYCFITLTTIGFGDFVALQKKEALQRRIPYVAFSFMYILVGLAVIGAFLNLVVLRFLTYSTQEGTRSLEVEREEQAAVPTRPWGGKAVEEADVEASARDRVDGMEQKEAEDGHSSRCNFSLSMDGGTSRTNLIPCPSEELRGTPGVRESAKHPEFCIRALSSCMCFRLCACDSPFPSRCEHSGCHSNPLFYNSISYRVDEASCSSRGTSAQSSPSSGALFLGMSSPHTRRKSV, from the exons ATGAAGGTGCAGAACATTCGGACCCTTTCTCTCATCCTGTGTATGATATCCTACCTGCTTGTGGGAGCCGCGGTGTTCGACGCCCTCGAGTCCGAGACCGAGAGCTCGAAGAAAAAAATCCTGGAACAAAAGCGCAACGAGCTGAAGAAGAAGTACGGATTCACTCAGAACGACTACCGGGAGATCGAGAGAGTGGTTCTACAGTCGGAGCCACATCGCGCGGGGAGACAGTGGAAATTTGCGGGATCTTTTTACTTTGCCATCACTGTTATCACAACGATTG GTTATGGACATGCTGCTCCAGGCACAGACTCTGGCAGGACATTCTGCATGTTCTATGCTGTTCTGGGCATCCCCCTGACGCTGGTCATGTTTCAGAGCATGGGGGAGAGGATCAACACGTTAGTCCGCTACCTCCTCTGCAGGCTCAAGTGCTGCATGGGATTACGGTGGACTGACGTGTCCATGGGGAACATGGTGCTGGTGGGCCTCCTGTCATGCATGAGCACCCTCTGTGTTGGGGCAGCAGCCTTCTCCCACTTTGAGGGCTGGACCTTCTTCCAtgcctactactactgcttcatCACGCTCACCACCATCGGCTTCGGGGACTTTGTGGCCCTGCAGAAGAAGGAGGCCCTCCAGAGGAGGATTCCCTATGTGGCCTTCAGCTTCATGTACATCCTGGTGGGGCTGGCTGTGATCGGGGCTTTCCTGAACCTGGTGGTGCTGCGCTTCCTCACCTACAGCACACAGGAGGGAACCAGGAGCCTGGAGGTGGAGCGAGAGGAGCAGGCAGCAGTGCCTACGAGGCCATGGGGTGGGAAGGCGGTGGAGGAGGCAGATGTGGAAGCATCAGCACGGGACAGAGTTGATGGGATGGAGCAGAAAGAAGCTGAGGATGGGCATAGTAGCCGCTGCAACTTCTCCCTTTCCATGGATGGAGGCACCAGTCGTACCAACCTCATCCCCTGTCCATCTGAGGAGCTCAGGGGGACCCCTGGGGTCAGGGAATCTGCTAAGCACCCTGAGTTCTGCATCCGCGCCCTCAGCTCCTGTATGTGCTTCAGGCTGTGTGCCTGTGACAGCCCCTTTCCATCCCGCTGTGAGCACTCAGGCTGTCACAGCAACCCTCTCTTCTACAACTCCATCTCCTACAGGGTGGATGAAGCCTCTTGCAGCTCCAGGGGTACCTCAGCCCAGTCCTCCCCCAGCAGCGGTGCCCTTTTCCTGGGGATGAGCAGTCCTCACACACGGAGGAAGTCAGTGTAG